The Paracoccus sediminicola genome has a segment encoding these proteins:
- a CDS encoding ZIP family metal transporter — MMDGLWQVLLLALLPGLGNFAGGLAAEYGPSSPRLLNLALHAASGIVIAIVAVELMPEAVEVLPGWWIAAGFAAGAAAYILIEEMLHNAVSDGHGADHDDDHAGAPKIGGGAAMWMIYVAVAVDLASDGFMLGSGAALSPALALTLALGQVMADFPEGYAVIANFRAKGVERGRRILLSASFVLFSVGAALVAFLLLRNAPEMLKMLALTFVSGLLTVAAVEEMLGEAHDAEEDNRSSVAAFAGGFVLFTLVSSGLESIIGAG, encoded by the coding sequence ATGATGGACGGGTTGTGGCAGGTTCTGCTGCTGGCATTGCTGCCGGGTCTCGGAAATTTCGCCGGTGGTCTGGCAGCGGAATATGGGCCCAGCTCGCCAAGGTTGCTTAATCTCGCCCTGCACGCGGCGTCGGGAATCGTCATTGCCATTGTCGCCGTCGAGCTGATGCCCGAGGCCGTCGAGGTTCTTCCCGGCTGGTGGATCGCGGCCGGCTTTGCCGCCGGGGCCGCCGCCTATATCCTCATCGAGGAGATGCTGCATAACGCGGTCTCGGACGGGCATGGCGCGGATCACGACGACGATCATGCCGGCGCGCCGAAAATCGGCGGTGGCGCCGCCATGTGGATGATCTATGTCGCCGTGGCGGTGGATCTGGCCAGTGACGGCTTCATGCTGGGCTCCGGCGCGGCGCTCTCGCCCGCCCTCGCCCTGACGCTGGCGCTCGGTCAGGTCATGGCGGATTTCCCCGAGGGATATGCGGTGATCGCCAATTTCCGCGCCAAGGGGGTCGAGCGCGGGCGCCGGATCCTGCTGTCGGCATCGTTCGTGCTGTTCTCGGTCGGCGCCGCTCTCGTCGCGTTCCTGCTGCTGCGCAATGCGCCCGAGATGCTGAAAATGCTGGCGCTGACCTTTGTCTCGGGGCTGCTGACCGTCGCCGCCGTCGAGGAGATGCTGGGCGAGGCGCATGACGCTGAAGAGGATAACCGCAGCTCGGTCGCCGCCTTCGCGGGCGGATTCGTGCTGTTCACGCTCGTCTCCTCGGGGCTGGAATCGATCATCGGCGCGGGCTGA
- the paoC gene encoding aldehyde oxidoreductase molybdenum-binding subunit PaoC, with translation MEFNKPAEDNLFDRATIIGKPHSRIDGPVKVSGQARYAYERHDVVANQLIGFPVGATIAKGRVTAIDAEAARNAPGVVAVVTTLEIDPLPKWDFNYARLFGGDEIQHYHQAIAVVVAETFEQARAAAALIEAEYEAEQVDVDLDAAFARLEGTGEAETDTGDFEAAFADAAVTLDAVYHTPSQTHAMMEPHASVVDWSDGDRLTVWTSNQMINWNKQSLATTFGLEMDKIRVESPYVGGGFGGKLWLRADAVLAAIGSRAAGRPVKLALPRPLMMNNTTHRSATVQHIRLAASEDGRLVGVAHEAASHTLPGGRGEDATAQTPYFYAGENRLIRNHLVDMNLPESSDMRAPGEAPGLMALEIAMDEMAEKLDMDPVAFRKLNDTQVNPSNPEQRFSDRNFIACLDRGAELFGWADRNAAPGQRRDGMWLIGHGMAGAYRGAPTLKSGARVRLQSGRLIVETDMTDIGTGSYTIIAQTAAETMGLPIEAVEVRLGNSAYPVSSGSGGQFGAASSTAGVYAACLALQAQIADSLGVEDPRFENGEMRAGNTVMQISEIGDGDELTAEDSVTFGAFKQEMVLATFGAHFVEVAVHAATGETRIRRMVAVCDAGRILNPVTARSQVIGGMTMAAGAALCEDLATDMGRGFFVNHDLAGYEVAVHADIPEQTVEFLDTLDPASTPLKAKGVGELGICGAAAAIANAMYNATGVRVRDYPITLDRMIDRLPAI, from the coding sequence ATGGAATTCAACAAACCCGCTGAAGACAATCTCTTCGACCGCGCCACCATCATCGGAAAGCCGCATTCCCGGATCGACGGTCCGGTGAAGGTATCCGGGCAGGCACGCTATGCCTATGAACGGCACGATGTGGTCGCGAACCAGTTGATCGGCTTCCCGGTCGGCGCCACCATCGCAAAGGGTCGGGTGACCGCAATCGACGCCGAGGCGGCGCGCAATGCGCCGGGCGTGGTCGCGGTGGTCACCACGCTCGAGATCGACCCGCTGCCGAAATGGGATTTCAACTATGCGCGGCTGTTCGGCGGTGACGAGATCCAGCATTATCACCAGGCCATCGCCGTGGTCGTGGCCGAGACCTTCGAACAGGCCCGCGCCGCTGCCGCGCTGATCGAAGCGGAGTACGAGGCAGAGCAGGTCGATGTCGATCTCGACGCCGCTTTTGCCCGGCTGGAAGGCACGGGCGAGGCCGAAACCGACACAGGCGATTTCGAGGCCGCCTTCGCCGATGCGGCAGTCACGCTGGACGCGGTCTATCATACCCCGTCCCAGACCCATGCGATGATGGAGCCGCATGCCTCGGTCGTGGATTGGTCGGATGGCGACAGGCTGACCGTGTGGACATCGAACCAGATGATCAACTGGAACAAGCAGTCGCTGGCCACGACATTCGGGCTCGAGATGGACAAGATCCGCGTCGAAAGCCCCTATGTCGGCGGCGGGTTCGGCGGCAAGCTTTGGCTGCGCGCCGATGCGGTGCTGGCCGCGATCGGATCGCGCGCGGCGGGGCGGCCCGTCAAGCTGGCTCTGCCGCGGCCCTTGATGATGAACAACACCACCCATCGCTCTGCCACGGTGCAACATATCCGGCTGGCGGCCTCGGAAGACGGGCGGCTTGTCGGCGTGGCGCATGAGGCGGCCTCGCACACCCTGCCGGGCGGGCGGGGCGAGGATGCGACGGCGCAGACGCCCTATTTCTATGCGGGCGAGAACCGGCTGATCCGCAACCATCTGGTCGATATGAACCTGCCCGAGTCCTCGGATATGCGGGCTCCCGGCGAGGCGCCGGGGCTCATGGCGCTGGAAATCGCCATGGACGAGATGGCCGAGAAGCTGGATATGGACCCCGTCGCGTTCCGCAAGCTGAACGATACCCAGGTCAATCCCAGCAACCCCGAGCAGCGATTTTCGGACCGCAACTTCATCGCCTGCCTGGATCGGGGTGCCGAGCTTTTCGGCTGGGCGGATCGCAATGCGGCTCCGGGACAGAGGCGCGACGGCATGTGGCTGATCGGTCATGGCATGGCCGGCGCCTATCGCGGCGCGCCGACCCTGAAATCGGGGGCGCGGGTGCGGCTGCAATCGGGCCGGCTGATCGTCGAGACCGACATGACCGATATCGGCACGGGCAGCTATACGATCATCGCCCAGACCGCCGCCGAGACGATGGGCCTGCCGATCGAGGCTGTCGAGGTCCGGCTTGGCAACAGCGCCTATCCGGTCTCGTCCGGCTCGGGCGGGCAATTTGGCGCGGCAAGCTCGACCGCCGGGGTCTATGCCGCCTGTCTCGCCCTTCAGGCGCAGATCGCGGACAGCCTGGGCGTCGAGGATCCGCGTTTCGAAAACGGGGAAATGCGTGCCGGCAACACGGTGATGCAGATCTCCGAGATTGGAGATGGCGACGAACTGACCGCCGAGGACAGCGTGACTTTCGGTGCGTTCAAGCAAGAGATGGTGCTCGCGACTTTCGGCGCGCATTTTGTCGAGGTTGCCGTGCATGCTGCCACCGGCGAGACCCGCATCCGCCGCATGGTCGCGGTCTGCGATGCGGGCCGCATCCTGAACCCGGTTACCGCGCGCAGCCAGGTGATCGGCGGGATGACCATGGCCGCAGGTGCAGCGCTATGCGAGGATCTCGCCACCGATATGGGGCGCGGCTTCTTCGTGAACCACGATCTTGCGGGCTATGAGGTCGCCGTCCACGCCGATATTCCCGAACAGACCGTCGAGTTTCTTGACACGCTCGACCCGGCCTCGACGCCGCTGAAAGCCAAAGGCGTGGGCGAGCTGGGCATTTGCGGCGCGGCGGCGGCGATTGCCAATGCGATGTATAACGCGACCGGGGTGCGGGTGCGCGACTATCCGATCACGCTCGACAGGATGATCGACCGGCTTCCGGCGATCTGA
- a CDS encoding FAD binding domain-containing protein → MKAFSYERASDAAGAAAQLAGTEGAKFIAGGTNLLDLMKLGIETPAHLIDLRGAGLDEITETEEGGLRIGALVSNTDLAADERVRRDYGVLTRALVAGASGQLRNKASTGGNLLQRTRCPYFYDTAMPCNKRAPGAGCAALSEGAFSRQLGVIGTSDACIATHPSDMAVGMRVLDAVVETVNAAGESREIPLEDLHQLPGDTPEIETALQQGELITAVRLPPPVGGRHGYHKVRDRASYAFALVSVALIRQPDGSGRVALGGVAPKPWRSAEADAELPNGATAVMAKLLGGARPTEENAFKITLAERTLAAMLAEE, encoded by the coding sequence ATGAAAGCGTTTTCCTATGAACGGGCCAGCGATGCGGCTGGGGCCGCCGCGCAGCTCGCCGGCACCGAGGGCGCGAAATTCATCGCTGGCGGGACCAATCTTCTGGACCTGATGAAGCTCGGGATCGAGACGCCCGCCCATCTGATCGACCTGCGCGGTGCGGGGCTGGACGAAATCACCGAAACCGAGGAAGGCGGGCTGCGGATCGGCGCGCTTGTCAGCAATACCGACCTTGCCGCCGATGAGCGTGTGCGCCGCGATTACGGTGTCCTGACGCGGGCGCTTGTCGCAGGGGCCTCGGGTCAGCTGCGCAACAAGGCGAGCACCGGCGGCAATCTGTTGCAGCGAACACGCTGCCCGTATTTCTACGACACCGCCATGCCCTGCAACAAGCGCGCGCCCGGTGCGGGCTGTGCGGCGCTGTCCGAAGGCGCATTCTCGCGCCAGCTCGGGGTGATCGGCACCTCGGATGCCTGCATCGCGACGCATCCCTCGGATATGGCGGTGGGGATGCGGGTGCTCGACGCAGTGGTCGAGACGGTCAACGCCGCGGGCGAAAGCCGCGAGATCCCGCTTGAGGATCTGCATCAGCTGCCCGGCGACACGCCCGAAATCGAGACCGCGCTGCAACAGGGTGAGCTGATCACCGCGGTGAGGCTGCCGCCCCCTGTGGGCGGGCGGCATGGCTATCACAAGGTGCGCGACCGGGCCTCTTATGCCTTCGCGCTTGTGTCGGTGGCGCTGATCCGTCAGCCGGACGGCTCTGGCCGGGTCGCGCTTGGCGGTGTCGCACCCAAGCCCTGGCGCAGTGCCGAGGCCGATGCCGAGCTGCCGAACGGCGCCACGGCGGTCATGGCGAAGTTGCTGGGCGGCGCCCGCCCGACCGAGGAAAACGCCTTCAAGATCACATTGGCCGAGCGCACGCTCGCCGCGATGCTGGCCGAGGAGTGA
- a CDS encoding ABC transporter ATP-binding protein yields MTAQTETLLTLDGLSVHVPGHDAPLLDGVTLSVHRGETLCIVGESGCGKSLTSLAVMGLLPPALRRRLAGDLDFAGRRIALGDQAELAKLRGNRIGMIFQEPMSSLNPAHRIGDQIAEAWRRHNPGNGQEQAVEMLRRVGIPAPERRMRDYPHQMSGGMRQRVMIAMALVNSPDLLIADEPTTALDVTIQAQILDLIRELQAGGEMGVMLITHDLGVVAEVATTVAVMYAGRVVESGPVEAIFGDPQHPYTIGLMSSVPALRGPRTRLASVPGIVPSIETMPQGCRFSTRCPFARARCNDTPPLTGIAPDHNVACHFAPLEQRLEGAA; encoded by the coding sequence ATGACAGCACAGACCGAAACGCTGCTGACCCTCGACGGGCTGAGCGTGCATGTGCCCGGCCATGATGCGCCGTTGCTGGATGGGGTGACCTTGTCGGTGCATCGTGGCGAGACGCTGTGCATCGTCGGCGAATCGGGTTGCGGCAAAAGTCTCACCTCGCTCGCGGTGATGGGGCTGCTGCCGCCCGCCTTGCGCCGCAGGCTGGCGGGTGATCTGGATTTTGCGGGCCGGCGGATCGCGCTTGGCGATCAGGCCGAGCTGGCGAAGCTGCGCGGCAACCGGATCGGGATGATCTTTCAGGAACCCATGTCCAGCCTGAACCCTGCCCATCGCATCGGTGACCAGATCGCCGAGGCCTGGCGGCGGCACAATCCCGGCAACGGACAGGAACAGGCAGTCGAAATGCTGCGCCGCGTCGGCATCCCAGCGCCCGAGCGGCGGATGCGCGATTACCCGCATCAGATGTCGGGCGGAATGCGGCAGCGCGTGATGATCGCGATGGCGCTGGTGAACAGCCCCGATCTGCTGATCGCGGACGAGCCGACGACCGCGCTGGACGTGACGATTCAGGCGCAGATCCTCGATCTGATCCGCGAATTGCAGGCTGGCGGCGAGATGGGGGTGATGCTCATCACCCATGATCTCGGCGTCGTGGCCGAGGTGGCGACGACGGTGGCGGTCATGTATGCGGGCCGCGTCGTCGAAAGCGGCCCGGTCGAGGCGATCTTCGGCGATCCGCAGCACCCCTATACGATAGGGCTCATGTCCTCGGTTCCGGCGCTGCGCGGTCCGCGCACCAGGCTGGCCTCGGTTCCGGGCATCGTGCCGTCCATCGAGACCATGCCGCAGGGCTGCCGTTTCTCGACCCGCTGTCCCTTTGCGCGCGCGCGTTGCAACGACACGCCGCCGCTGACCGGGATCGCGCCGGACCACAATGTGGCTTGCCATTTCGCGCCGCTGGAACAGCGTCTGGAGGGGGCCGCATGA